A genomic region of Salvelinus alpinus chromosome 12, SLU_Salpinus.1, whole genome shotgun sequence contains the following coding sequences:
- the ngfb gene encoding nerve growth factor, whose amino-acid sequence MRSSMLVLLLMVSAQAVATMGGDSCPPVSAQQQGPAPKRTPNSAPTVDPKLFTKRRYRSPRVLFSAQPPDTEPTGRQGSGTSRARRRVGQPKHRGVYSVCESISVWVGNKTKATDISGNEVEVLPDVNINNVKKKQYFFETTCRGARGGSTGCLGIDGRHWNSYCTNSHTFVRALTTFKNLVAWRLIRINVACVCVLSRKSWRQ is encoded by the coding sequence ATGAGGTCGTCCATGCTGGTCCTGCTCCTCATGGTCAGTGCCCAGGCAGTGGCCACCATGGGAGGGGACTCCTGCCCCCCGGTCTCCGCTCAGCAGCAAGGCCCTGCCCCCAAAAGGACCCCTAACTCTGCCCCCACCGTGGATCCCAAACTGTTCACTAAGCGACGCTACCGCTCGCCCCGCGTTCTCTTCAGTGCCCAGCCGCCCGACACTGAGCCCACGGGACGCCAGGGGTCCGGGACCAGCAGGGCAAGGCGCAGGGTTGGTCAGCCGAAGCACCGGGGGGTGTACTCTGTGTGTGAGAGCATAAGCGTCTGGGTAGGCAACAAGACCAAGGCCACGGATATATCTGGCAACGAGGTGGAGGTGCTCCCGGACGTGAACATTAACAACGTGAAGAAGAAGCAGTACTTTTTTGAGACCACGTGCCGTGGCGCGCGGGGAGGCAGCACTGGCTGCCTGGGCATCGATGGGCGACACTGGAACTCCTACTGCACCAACTCGCACACTTTTGTGCGGGCGCTGACTACCTTCAAAAACCTGGTGGCCTGGAGACTGATCCGCATCAACGTGGCCTGTGTCTGTGTGCTCAGCCGAAAGTCCTGGCGACAGTGA